The Kryptolebias marmoratus isolate JLee-2015 linkage group LG1, ASM164957v2, whole genome shotgun sequence sequence CAGGCCGTCGATGAAGTTGTGCAGGCCGTCGCTCAGCGTGATCATCCATGCCAGAGTGCCGATGTCGGAGTAGGTGGTTCCCTTCAGCCAGTAGCAGGCGCCGCCACGCCGTCCGGACTGTGAGCCGCTGTCTCGACTCTGGGACTCCTGAAGACACAGGACGGAGTCAGATCTGCTTACAGACAAGTCATTTACGTTTTAAATGAACGGCCATACCGGACGCTACCTGTGGCGTCTGCGCAGGGCTGAGCATGAGCTCGCCCTCGCCGGCGTCCACCTTGCCCTGAGCCAGACTGGTGGCTTCTCcgttctgctgcagcttctctttctccccctcctccaaaTCCCCGTGAGGCATCGAGTAATGACCCGCACCGGTGTGATGGCTGTGGCTGTGGCCCTGGGACAGGAGGGGGGGGCAGAAACACAACGAGATCAACgccattttgattttaaatgctCCGTAAAACAAGTCCGTGAACACGCTGCAGTTTAAGTGTATGACTCTGGGTTGGATTTCAGGATAAAACAGTCAGATCTGATctttcagaacaaacagaagcagcgCATGGAGCTGGAGGGCCAAAGAGCCTCTGGAATTGTATAAATGCTGACTCGGCGTTATTCTCCTGTCTCTGTAATCTAATTACTTCAGCagactttgagctgttttactCGTTCATGTGTCGAAATGTTCAGCTTGATCGTAAGATAGATGCCACGACGTTTAGttgttgtaacttttatagtttCTGAATTATTTGACTTTATAAACAACAACTTCCACATAGAAACACAGAGATCCCTTCAGTTAGGTTTAGggttatgctacttttagctactgttttggtaattttagctttaagctgatGTTGATATTTGAGGCTTTCAGCCACAGGTTTGCtaatattatttttcagttacagttttgctcattttagctttgagctaggaTTTGGCTAATTGTtgctttcagctactattttCTTAATTGTAGCTTTTGCCTAATATTTTgatagctttagcttttagctactgcctcgctaacatttacttttagctacagttttgccaattttaccttttgatcatttcaaattttacctatggttttgctacatttagcttttagccaccgttttgcttttagctccaggtttttagttacagtttgCTAAATTTGTCTTTTAGCCACACTTTTGCTGATGTTAGCTTTGAGCTcctgttttgttggttttcttcagCACTTTCAGCCAAGTCATTCCTCTCTCAacgttttcacagaaacagcagctcgaaggttctggttctggttctggacggTTTGAGCTCACGGCTCCAAACCCGAAGCAGCCACAAGATGGAGCAGCTGTTCTAAAATCAGCCGACAGCGTTTTTCTTCCGGCTGATTTTAGTGAATGAACTCAGAGACGCAGACAGAGTTCATCCTCTGATAAACCTTAAAACTCATGAACAGATCTCAGCCCCTGAGCTCTTTCAATCAATCATTCATAATTTCCTCCTCCAGCCTGAAATCTGAGTCATCTCTGCGTTTAACGCCTCCCGACCGACGGCAGGCCCACCTGGCGGTGGAGAAACTGAGCAACACCTTCATTAAACAACACAGAAGCAAACAGAGCGTGAAATATCCGAGCATCTCTTTGTCTCAGCAAAAAGTTCAAAGTTTGTCCCGTCAGTCGGCGAGTCATCCAACGAGTCATCCAACGAGTCCTCCAACGAGTCCAACCTGCCACCGACGAACAAACACGTCGAGCCAGACGAGTTTATTTCCACGACAGCAAATATTTACCACGTTAACtgtaacaaaaacattcagaaaccaTCTTAAAGGGAGTCGAAACAGCTTCAGTTCAAACTTCCAACATCACTTTGTAATAAACTCAAACCAGAAAATCCAGACTTTTTGATGTAGGAACTGTATGatgaagaaatgttaaagctgctgctctggtggctcattatggtcaccatgaaAACCACACACCCgggtctgtcactccctgacagccaAGAcggaaacagactgaaaagtaagcctcagaaaAACAGCCGCTGCGTGAAAACTATAATTCTGACGGTCCCACACGTGATTTATCTTGTTTCTGCCGTGTTTTACGGAGGAGATAAAGACAGCATCGTCGCACAGCgcgtgtttctgtgtttaatctGCGTGTCTCACAGCCGAGACACAACTATTCCAGCAGGAGGCGCTCCAGGCTGCAGGTTCTGGTTTTATGTTCGTTCTGCTGTAAACTGCAGCTGAGGACTCGTTTCTGTCCTGCATCACTTTTTAAACTCCTGTTGGGATCAGTTTTCGCAGCTCTGCCACAGCACGGCATAGTCAGCTCACcccgtgtttttgtttgaggagGACCCTGAGGACTTTTTCCGTGAAGAAGAAGAGGTAGAAGCCCCCGAAGACCACGGCAGACTTGGACACGTAGAAGTCCACCATCGGGTCGAATCCGAAGGCCTGCGGAGCGGAGAGGAGACGGTGAGAGTCTGTGGTGACGGCGAGACAGAAATCAGTCTCAGGATTTAATGAGAAaggtttaaaccttttaaaatgaacgGTGAGCTTTTCATGCATCTGTTagtgaagttacaaaaacatttaatgttacATTCAGAGGTGTTATTTAAAACCCTAATGTCACACTGTTAAATAAAAGGTCAATTAAGACTAAATATGTCATTGTATAAGGTGGACAAATACTTCACAAAGGGCCTGAATCTCAGAGACAAACATGGCTTTTTGTCTCCGTCCTGAAGACAAACACGTCCTGTAATTAACCCTTCGAGCTCTAAGGTATGTTCATACATTTCatcataaatgtttaaatacacaGGATTACACAAAAGCTTGGTGCACCACTAATGATGGGTGTGTTCCCAGCAGCTTTACTGTTAATCTGACTCAGACAGAAGATGTCATCGAGCGAACCAAGTACCTGGTAGGTATCTTGCAAATACCAGTAAGGTACCTTGTAAGTACATTGTAAGTACCCAGTAGGTGTCTTGTTATTACCAGGAAGGTACCTGCTATGTACACTGTAAGTACTCTCTATGTACACTGTAAGTAATCTCTATATACACTGTAAGTAATCTCTATGTACACTGTAAGTACACAGTAGGTACCTTGTAAGTACCCAGTATATATTGTAAGTCCCTGAGATGTACCTTGCaagtacctggtaagtacccaGTATATATACTGTAAGTACCTGATATGTAACTTGTAAGTACCAGTAAGGTACCTGGTAAATACACTGTAAGTACTCTGTAGTTAGCTTCTAAGTACTAGGTAGGTAGCTTGTAGGTTCCAGGAAAGTACCTTGTAGGTAACTGGTAAGTACACTGTTAGTACCATGTTACAGTACCATGTGAAACCAAGAAGGTACCATGTAAGTACCCGGTATGTACTATTTAAGCACCTGGTAGGTACACTGTAATTACCAGGAAGGTACCCAGTAAGTATCTTGTAAGTAGCTGGGGTGTTCAGTACACACTCAGTACATCCCTGATATATACCTGCAGGTACAGATAAAACTTCTACTAAAGTACCTTAAATTTTTGGGGAACTTTTTACTccactttcttgtttttgagaagtttaaaactgaagtatttGACATAAATGCTCTGTAGCTTAAATGTCTCACAGAAGAAggacaaatgttgtttttaacgACCGTGTTGGATCGTTTTCACTGAAATGCTCAGAAGTAACGCTACCTCTGGGATGAGCTGAAACAGAGCGTTGGAGTAGAGCGTGCCAATGGCCAGGGCTATGAAGTAGAGCAGCAGTCGCTTGTAAAAGGTTTTCCTCATGAAGGGCACCACGATGGCCCCGACCAGCGAACACAGAGAGATCAGTGTCACACACAGGATCCCATAACCCCACACTgatcagagacaaagacaggaaagagacaaagacagggAGTTAGTCCAGAGCTGATCTTATCAGATTAATTACCAGGGTAAGGCACAACAATTAGGGAGCACCAACCAATTAGCCCTGCATGAGGAAAAGGAATGAATAAGAAGACAAGAAGCTCATTATCCAGGAGAAGTGACACCACCTTCCTGCGTTCAGTGGTCCAAGCCCAGGTCCTTTTGatcacagaaacaggaagtaattgAGCTGAAATTACACACATACTTCATTCGAGACCCTTCAGGTGCTTCTGTACCACCCTCACCCGACCACTGCAGGAGACCAAAGAAGGAGCACCAACATGGAGCTTTAATTTCAAGGACTGAAGGTGCTGCAGCTCAGGCCTCAAGGTGACAAAAGTTAAGCACCTGgtgcataaataaaaatcacagatccttacaaaacacatttcagtgcTGAGCAGAGCTACAGAAAACCACCAACAGAAGGAACACAAAGGAGCTGAAGTGATTCATGTGAGTCCAAAACGAACGTCTCGGCTCTGGTGTTCTGAGAGGCGACAGTGTCTGGGCTGTGGAGAGGCGGAGAGGTGAGCGCATCGCTAGGAATCAAACctcaggcagcagctgcaggacggCGGTGGAGTAGAGCGTGCCAACGGAAAGAGCGACGAAAAAGGCGAAAACGTGTTTCATGAACTTCGTCTTCAGCAGAGGAACGACGAAGACTCCGGTGAGGGAGAAGGCACTGATCACCGTCACGCTCAAGAAGGAAAAACCCCAAACTGGAGTTGGGACAAAGAGGAAGGTTAGAGCAAAATGAGCGCAGGTTAATCACTTTATCTGTCAGGATTAAGCTTCTGTACAGGAAATACATTTAGTGCTAAAGAcggcatctcactgggctgagacCAGCGGGTGAACAAGTCTCCAAAACGTCTCAAACCTGTCTCCGTTTTGTCTCTGATGTCTCCAGCCTGAATCAAGAGAGCTGGAGCCGTATTTAAACAGAGAGGTGCTCGTCCTCCTCGGACAGGAAACGTCCGAGGAAGGTCGGAAAACTACCAAGAATAAAGTTTCACACAAAGAAATTGGCTGCTCGAAACGCGGCCGCACTTCTCGCTGGTCACAAACTGAGACGGCAGCAAAACATTCACGTTTTCTCACAATTTCGAGTCTCCAACTTGTCTCCAACTCGTCTCAGCTCAGTGAGGTTCTGACTTTAACGTTCTCTAATCAAATCTGCTTTGGGCTGAGCCCTCCTAATGATCTCATGGTATGTTTATAATTCAGTTCATCCCGAAgctgtgaaattaaatttacttCACTGTTAACGGACAGGAAGCATCAcctgcaaagaaacaaacataaaatgaacTCCTGCAACATTTgaagagtttaaaaatgactaactTGTTAGTGTGACGGGTATTCTGAATCCCTTAAATAAGTTAGAACcaaagtaaaacttaaaaacagcaaaaagatcACAAGAACACAGATAATGAACAAGGTGTTTATGCCACAAGCTGCAGATACGTGAAGGTaattaaataagaataaaaaagctgGTAAAGACAGAATTAATAGACAGATAAATATATTGTTTCAGTTGAAGTCCGTGacctttctgctgcaggaaagcTGCTCTGCAGCCAAAATAAGCTCCTCGCAGCGACGAGCGGGAGGTGAGCCGAGGGCCTGAGGGGCCgataaggaaaaacaaaaccggCTGTGGAAACAAGCAGACACAACTCTGGGAAATCTCCTCACCTGTCAGAACCAAAACAGGTTAAAAGTCTAAACTTGAGCTCAACAATGTGatcagctgcaaaacaagcccaaactcTCGTTCAGCTGTGGAGTTAAAGAACTGAAACCAAACTTTACAGTCGGTCACTGCTGGCCTTTCATACCAAACGCCCTACAGTGGCCCATTCTGATTGATTATCTGCAACAAAAGCTTGGTGCTTTAAAGGACGTCCTGCTGGATGTGTGCAGTCAGCAGTTTGGATCGAGTTACTCTGAAtcagcagccaaaaaaaaaaaaacagcagggctttcctgtttttatctgcGTTCACTCTGAGCTACACAATGGATCTGCTGCACATGCAGGATTGTTTTATTCAAGGGTTGTTGAGTTCCCAGCCAATCTGGCAATAGTTATCTAAGCTTTGACTAACTCATGTAGGTTTGTATCTGGTTTGGGGACCTTGATTTATCTTCCTGTCAACAACAAAGGTCTCATTTAATGACAGAAGGGGTTTGAGATCTCACCggttaaaagaaaatcacaggAAAACTCTTAAAAACAGCGATCTGTGTATCTGTGGTGGAGTGTTTGCCACCATTTGTCATTTCAGATTTACCTTCTGCATCTGAAGGCCTGGGGGAGGAGTCAGCGTTtagctcctcctcctttttcacCTTGCAGGCGCCAGcgtccagctgctgcagcatggTGGGACACAGCTTCTGGAAACCCTGGCCGTCGAGGCGCGTCTGCTCGCTGATGCTGTAGAAGGCCAGCGTGTCTGCAGGCAAAcactgagacacaaacagcagaaatggtTTCAAGGACGCCTGTGTTGACTGGGGACagatttcaaattaaaggccagGACACGGCTCAGAATAAAGCTCAAATGatacatttaatgtgtttaaatgatCCTGTCCAATACGATAAAAGCCACATGTTTGGCTTCTGCAGATAAAGGCTAACAGTGACGGCTGTGAGTCATCAAAAACACATCCTGTTTGGTTTCAGAGAGCTGAATCATCCGATGTTTAAACAACGTGGGACTTTCCCCACCAGTCCTGTTTCATCTGgaacaataaatctgtttaacagcagctcagcagctgtGACACTAAGCATGAGAAATATGTTAGTTATTTCTGTGCTCCGACAGCCGCGCAGTCTGCTGCTTCATCGGGCTTTCAGGAAACTTTTCAGGATTTTAacgtcttttgtttttatcagtcagtttttttacaAGGCAAACCAGAAAGAAAGGTCGAATAATCTGACTGGCAGTGCAGCTGcgataaaaacaggaaaagggaGGAGTTGAGTCAGAAAACGCTCCTTAAGTCCCGTGTTGACCCGGTCAGGGACTGGACCTGAACCCAAAGACGGACCACCGAGTGTTTCAGTCCGACTGGGTGTGTGTCAAACATGGAGGATCATTCTCATCTTCAGGCTCCTAATGTTGATGAAGGAAGTTTAACCAAACAGTAAAAGAGAGTTTTTCTGTGTAAACTTtccaaacacaaattaaaaacagtttcatgaCTTTTCAGGGATGAATAACTTGATTTCTGGGACCATTCTCCACAGAAATAGTTTAAAAGGTTCTAATTATTTAATGTGAATAtagaaaatgtttataatttctAGCTAAGTTTGTATTCTTCAGGACATTTTTCAGATTCCTCCTTTACCACTGCCACGATAACAGACTTAATGAAACTGATTATAAAAGGCTGAGGTAAagaatatttacagtttataaacATGTAAACCTGTGAGTCTGAAACATAAACATGTCCTACCTTTGAACCGTTGGCTTTGGGAGGAGTGAGCTTCGTCACCTCGGCCACGTCGCCGCCATCATCGCCACCATCTTCACCGCCATCACTTTGACCCCGGCTGAGCGCAGCGAGGAGGGAGCGCAGCTGAGGCACCGTGATGGTACTGTTGTCCCCATAGCGATCCAGCAGGTCCTGGAGCACCTGGGCGGGTGACGGGTCTCCTCCCTGACCTGCAGCTTGACCGACCGGGCCGAGGAGCAGAGCGACGACCAGGAGGAGCGCCGGCTGGGAGCGGAGGAGGGCGGTGGTCAGAGCGGCCCGGCCATGACGGGACCGGATGAGCAT is a genomic window containing:
- the slc39a14 gene encoding metal cation symporter ZIP14 isoform X3 gives rise to the protein MLIRSRHGRAALTTALLRSQPALLLVVALLLGPVGQAAGQGGDPSPAQVLQDLLDRYGDNSTITVPQLRSLLAALSRGQSDGGEDGGDDGGDVAEVTKLTPPKANGSKCLPADTLAFYSISEQTRLDGQGFQKLCPTMLQQLDAGACKVKKEEELNADSSPRPSDAEVWGYGILCVTLISLCSLVGAIVVPFMRKTFYKRLLLYFIALAIGTLYSNALFQLIPEAFGFDPMVDFYVSKSAVVFGGFYLFFFTEKVLRVLLKQKHGGHSHSHHTGAGHYSMPHGDLEEGEKEKLQQNGEATSLAQGKVDAGEGELMLSPAQTPQESQSRDSGSQSGRRGGACYWLKGTTYSDIGTLAWMITLSDGLHNFIDGLAIGASFTASVFQGISTSVAILCEEFPHELGDFVILLNAGMSIQQALFFNFLSACCCYLGMGFGILAGNSFSPNWIFALAGGMFLYIALADMFPEMNEVSREEEDAGGSRFLITFAIQNAGLLTGFSIMLLLTTYSGHIQLG
- the slc39a14 gene encoding metal cation symporter ZIP14 isoform X1, which translates into the protein MQRLRRDPGDLRHRSACWEPRGGRTESSSSRSSCRRGVRRNRNPPSSSEEVMLIRSRHGRAALTTALLRSQPALLLVVALLLGPVGQAAGQGGDPSPAQVLQDLLDRYGDNSTITVPQLRSLLAALSRGQSDGGEDGGDDGGDVAEVTKLTPPKANGSKCLPADTLAFYSISEQTRLDGQGFQKLCPTMLQQLDAGACKVKKEEELNADSSPRPSDAEVWGYGILCVTLISLCSLVGAIVVPFMRKTFYKRLLLYFIALAIGTLYSNALFQLIPEAFGFDPMVDFYVSKSAVVFGGFYLFFFTEKVLRVLLKQKHGGHSHSHHTGAGHYSMPHGDLEEGEKEKLQQNGEATSLAQGKVDAGEGELMLSPAQTPQESQSRDSGSQSGRRGGACYWLKGTTYSDIGTLAWMITLSDGLHNFIDGLAIGASFTASVFQGISTSVAILCEEFPHELGDFVILLNAGMSIQQALFFNFLSACCCYLGMGFGILAGNSFSPNWIFALAGGMFLYIALADMFPEMNEVSREEEDAGGSRFLITFAIQNAGLLTGFSIMLLLTTYSGHIQLG
- the slc39a14 gene encoding metal cation symporter ZIP14 isoform X2; protein product: MQRLRRDPGDLRHRSACWEPRGGRTESSSSRSSCRRGVRRNRNPPSSSEEVMLIRSRHGRAALTTALLRSQPALLLVVALLLGPVGQAAGQGGDPSPAQVLQDLLDRYGDNSTITVPQLRSLLAALSRGQSDGGEDGGDDGGDVAEVTKLTPPKANGSKCLPADTLAFYSISEQTRLDGQGFQKLCPTMLQQLDAGACKVKKEEELNADSSPRPSDAEVWGFSFLSVTVISAFSLTGVFVVPLLKTKFMKHVFAFFVALSVGTLYSTAVLQLLPEAFGFDPMVDFYVSKSAVVFGGFYLFFFTEKVLRVLLKQKHGGHSHSHHTGAGHYSMPHGDLEEGEKEKLQQNGEATSLAQGKVDAGEGELMLSPAQTPQESQSRDSGSQSGRRGGACYWLKGTTYSDIGTLAWMITLSDGLHNFIDGLAIGASFTASVFQGISTSVAILCEEFPHELGDFVILLNAGMSIQQALFFNFLSACCCYLGMGFGILAGNSFSPNWIFALAGGMFLYIALADMFPEMNEVSREEEDAGGSRFLITFAIQNAGLLTGFSIMLLLTTYSGHIQLG